Proteins co-encoded in one Rhodopirellula bahusiensis genomic window:
- a CDS encoding LamG-like jellyroll fold domain-containing protein: MDDSLQKLIYQAIDQTIPAEDFEQLQNLLEDNEEVRQAYLQAVNLSESLHEIAAAPLQSSPASSATPPLYRWPSVFAFRSLMIAATALFMVGGMAYWLGRQRLPSPSIAQITETGSDASESQIAGHATLRRAVDLQWTDPTSRAKVGDVLANGRFQFDSGVAEIDFFCGATLIVEGPASLDIESDWSVRVNQGRLRATVPPAARGFSVKAAESEVIDLGTEFTMDVSADQARVEVVDGEIMLRGGDRDGQHLHTGEHETLHGSPSSQGIEDMITASDLYQRDQSASTQRFQEWRRSMQSLREDDRLIATFAASELEGRVIRNGSTTDDTRDGLLVGPAEVVDGRFGASSHGINFDRPGSRVRTRIDGEFEAFTFACWVKIDNLDQRYNALFMGDGYENGEPHWQIRDDGRLMFSVMVDDSQSVSFYNERDHRVVKDAGLHRVYITDPIWDISKSGQWFHLVAVYDPASRLVQQYVNGVRVSAEKIKPKYQIDTLRIGPAEIGNWGQPFRETPWFAVRNLDGTIDELTIYNAALEATEIHSLYESGKPLGY, encoded by the coding sequence ATGGATGATTCACTACAAAAATTAATCTACCAGGCAATTGATCAAACCATTCCAGCAGAAGACTTTGAGCAACTGCAGAACTTGCTTGAAGACAACGAGGAAGTACGACAAGCCTATTTGCAAGCGGTGAACCTGAGCGAATCACTACACGAGATCGCCGCAGCTCCTTTGCAAAGCTCACCAGCATCGTCCGCCACCCCGCCGCTCTACCGTTGGCCAAGCGTTTTCGCATTCCGTTCGCTGATGATCGCCGCGACAGCACTCTTCATGGTTGGCGGAATGGCTTATTGGCTGGGACGCCAACGATTGCCCTCGCCGAGCATTGCGCAGATCACTGAAACGGGATCGGATGCATCTGAATCTCAGATCGCTGGGCACGCAACGCTTCGTCGTGCGGTCGACCTTCAATGGACCGATCCAACCAGCCGAGCCAAAGTTGGTGATGTGCTGGCCAACGGTCGGTTTCAATTTGACAGTGGCGTCGCCGAGATTGACTTCTTCTGTGGAGCAACGCTGATCGTGGAAGGCCCGGCCAGTCTCGACATCGAATCGGACTGGTCCGTCCGAGTGAACCAGGGTCGGCTACGAGCAACCGTGCCGCCAGCGGCACGTGGCTTTTCTGTGAAAGCAGCGGAGTCCGAAGTCATCGACCTGGGAACTGAGTTCACGATGGATGTTTCGGCTGACCAAGCCCGTGTGGAAGTGGTCGACGGCGAAATCATGTTGCGTGGCGGCGACCGGGATGGTCAACATCTTCACACCGGCGAACACGAAACATTGCATGGCTCTCCCTCGAGCCAAGGCATCGAAGACATGATCACCGCATCAGATCTGTATCAGCGAGATCAATCCGCGTCGACGCAACGTTTCCAAGAATGGCGACGTTCGATGCAATCACTGAGAGAGGACGACCGCCTGATTGCAACCTTCGCCGCATCAGAACTTGAGGGACGCGTCATTCGAAACGGCTCCACCACCGATGACACCCGAGATGGATTGTTGGTGGGGCCAGCGGAGGTCGTCGACGGGCGATTTGGAGCCTCGTCACACGGGATCAATTTCGATCGTCCCGGATCTCGTGTCCGCACTCGCATCGACGGTGAATTCGAGGCGTTCACGTTTGCTTGCTGGGTCAAAATCGACAATTTGGACCAGCGTTACAACGCTTTATTTATGGGCGATGGATACGAGAACGGCGAACCTCACTGGCAAATTCGCGACGACGGACGATTGATGTTTTCCGTCATGGTCGACGATTCACAGAGCGTTAGCTTCTACAACGAACGCGACCATAGAGTTGTCAAAGACGCGGGACTGCACCGCGTCTACATCACGGACCCAATTTGGGACATCTCCAAAAGCGGGCAATGGTTCCACTTGGTCGCGGTCTATGACCCAGCATCTCGACTTGTGCAGCAATACGTGAACGGAGTCCGAGTCAGCGCCGAAAAAATCAAACCCAAGTATCAAATCGACACCCTACGAATTGGTCCCGCAGAAATTGGAAACTGGGGCCAACCTTTTCGCGAAACGCCTTGGTTCGCCGTCCGCAATCTGGACGGAACGATCGATGAACTGACGATCTACAACGCAGCGTTGGAAGCAACTGAAATTCATTCGCTGTACGAATCCGGCAAACCGCTGGGCTACTGA
- the rpoC gene encoding DNA-directed RNA polymerase subunit beta', with protein MSIGETSNYDRINDYASVRISLARPQDIKAWSFGEVKKPETINYRTYRPEKDGLFCERIFGPEKDWECACGKYRGMKYKGMICDRCGVKVTHSRVRRKRMGHIELAAPVVHIWFFKAMPSRLGNLLAMKTSSLEKVIYFQDYVVTDPKDTDLEMLQLLTEEEYRAARQQYGAGSFQADMGAEAVRDLLNKLDLVTLSDQLRVDLAETGSKQKKKDLINRLKIVESIRDSDNRPEWMVLDVIPVIPPDLRPLVLLDSGNFATSDLNDLYRRIINRNNRLRKLVDLNAPEVIIRNEKRMLQQSVDALFDNNRCKRPVLGSSNRPLKSLTDMIKGKQGRFRENLLGKRVDYSARSVIVVGPRLKLHQCGLPKKIALELYQPFIIRRLKELGHADTIKSAKKMLERKDEEVWDILEQVITNHPVLLNRAPTLHRMGIQAFEPTLVEGNAIHLHPLVCKGFNADFDGDQMAVHLPLSIEAQVEAHTLMMSTNNVFAPSNGKPIMSPSQDIVMGCYFMTVEMPDQKGEGMTFSTYEEVDYALAQGVVALHTRIKLRLPKYQKLKTDDESGEYGAVIDTTPGRVRFNEMLPVGMDFYNRAMRSGDLAKSISDCYQRLGRKATIHLLDDMMQTGFRESTRSGLSFATDDLVTPDTKLQFIKEAEKEVMKHKKAYDRGLMTGKERYNQVLDAWTHAREAITADMMSAMENDIRPGGWYINPVFLMSHSGARGGIEQIRQLAGMRGLMAKPTGEIIETPIKANFREGLSVLEYFSSTHGARKGLADTALKTADSGYLTRKLADVAQNVVVTMHDCGTTQGITKGVVYRGEKVEVSLAESINGRVSLKSIVNPVTDEVIVEANQMITPEIARNIEAMGLEKIQVRTPMSCDAPLGVCRCCYGMDMSTGSMVEEGMAVGIIAAQSIGEPGTQLTMRTFHIGGSVSKQVEESDIKTARDGEVRLTRMKAVTNAEGRDIVLTRNGQIMLVDERGREVESYDIPTGAMLMVKEGDKVTAGQVLCEWNPYSIPILSEVTGKIRFEDVVEGETMRLDREASGNTRMTIIDHKGDLHPQLVIEDETGRPLHAQYLPERATISVKEGEEVIPGKVLAEMPRETGGVSDITGGLPRVTEIFEARKPKDPAVIAEVDGEVEILSERKRGKRTIIVRSESGIEREHLVPHGKHFLVHTGDIVKAGQALVDGALVPHDILRVTGEEAVQQYLLHEIQQVYRSQRVEINDKHGEIIIARMLRKVKIENAGDTNLLPGSVMDRFHFRKANQDLQKCIKIANPGDTDYTEGTIVPKEAFEQTNAEVEAMGGTPAKGKRCKSATASTQLLGITKAAVQSNSFISAASFQETTKVLTEAALAGKVDKLVGLKENVILGHLIPAGTGFRIFQESEVNYRREALEELSQAPVSALEESFPLLGGDGEPASTTSSTTEGE; from the coding sequence ATGTCCATTGGCGAAACCAGCAACTACGATCGCATCAACGATTACGCCTCCGTCCGTATCTCGTTGGCGCGACCTCAAGACATCAAAGCTTGGTCGTTCGGTGAGGTCAAAAAGCCTGAAACGATCAACTACCGAACCTATCGTCCTGAAAAAGACGGTCTGTTCTGCGAACGCATCTTTGGCCCTGAGAAGGACTGGGAATGTGCCTGCGGCAAATACCGTGGGATGAAATACAAAGGGATGATCTGCGACCGCTGCGGCGTGAAGGTCACCCACAGTCGCGTGCGTCGTAAACGCATGGGCCACATCGAATTGGCGGCTCCCGTCGTTCACATCTGGTTCTTCAAAGCCATGCCTTCGCGACTGGGCAACTTGCTCGCGATGAAAACCAGCTCGCTGGAAAAGGTCATCTACTTCCAGGATTACGTGGTCACGGATCCCAAGGACACCGACCTGGAAATGCTGCAACTCCTCACCGAAGAGGAATACCGCGCTGCACGCCAACAGTACGGTGCCGGAAGCTTCCAAGCCGACATGGGTGCCGAAGCTGTTCGCGATCTGCTGAACAAGCTCGACCTCGTCACGCTGTCCGATCAACTGCGTGTTGACTTGGCTGAAACCGGCAGCAAGCAAAAGAAGAAAGATCTGATCAACCGACTGAAGATCGTCGAGTCGATCCGTGACAGCGACAACCGTCCCGAGTGGATGGTCCTCGATGTCATCCCGGTCATTCCTCCCGATCTGCGTCCGTTGGTGTTGCTGGACAGCGGCAACTTCGCCACGTCCGACCTGAACGACCTGTATCGCCGGATCATCAACCGCAACAACCGTTTGCGCAAACTGGTCGATCTGAACGCACCCGAAGTTATCATTCGCAACGAAAAGCGAATGCTGCAACAGTCGGTCGACGCACTATTCGACAACAACCGTTGCAAGCGTCCCGTGTTGGGTTCGTCGAACCGTCCGCTGAAATCCTTGACCGACATGATCAAGGGAAAACAGGGTCGATTCCGTGAAAACCTGTTGGGCAAGCGAGTCGATTACTCGGCCCGTTCGGTCATCGTGGTCGGTCCTCGCTTGAAACTGCACCAATGCGGTTTGCCAAAGAAGATCGCGCTCGAACTGTACCAACCGTTCATCATTCGTCGCCTCAAAGAGCTTGGCCACGCTGACACAATCAAGTCGGCCAAGAAGATGCTCGAACGAAAAGACGAAGAAGTTTGGGATATCCTCGAGCAAGTCATCACGAACCACCCCGTGTTGCTCAACCGAGCACCAACGCTTCACCGGATGGGCATCCAAGCTTTCGAACCAACCTTGGTCGAAGGCAACGCGATCCACTTGCACCCACTGGTTTGCAAAGGCTTCAACGCCGACTTCGACGGCGACCAAATGGCGGTTCACTTGCCGCTTTCGATCGAAGCCCAAGTCGAAGCTCACACGTTGATGATGAGCACGAACAACGTGTTCGCTCCTTCGAACGGAAAGCCCATCATGAGTCCTTCGCAGGACATCGTCATGGGTTGCTACTTCATGACCGTTGAGATGCCCGATCAAAAGGGCGAGGGCATGACGTTCAGCACCTACGAAGAGGTCGACTACGCGTTGGCTCAAGGCGTTGTTGCTTTGCACACGCGAATCAAATTGCGTTTGCCGAAGTACCAGAAACTGAAAACGGACGACGAGAGCGGCGAATACGGAGCGGTCATCGATACCACTCCTGGTCGTGTTCGCTTCAACGAAATGCTGCCCGTCGGGATGGATTTCTACAACCGTGCCATGCGTAGCGGTGACTTGGCCAAATCGATCAGTGATTGCTATCAGCGCCTCGGACGCAAAGCAACGATTCACTTGCTCGATGACATGATGCAAACTGGTTTCCGCGAATCCACCCGCAGTGGTCTGTCGTTCGCGACGGATGACTTGGTGACTCCGGACACGAAGCTGCAGTTCATCAAGGAAGCTGAAAAAGAGGTCATGAAGCACAAGAAGGCTTATGACCGTGGTCTGATGACGGGCAAGGAACGATACAACCAGGTTCTCGATGCTTGGACCCACGCTCGGGAAGCCATCACGGCAGACATGATGTCGGCGATGGAAAACGACATCCGTCCAGGCGGCTGGTACATCAACCCCGTTTTCTTGATGTCGCACTCGGGTGCACGGGGTGGTATCGAGCAAATTCGTCAGCTCGCTGGTATGCGTGGTCTGATGGCCAAGCCAACCGGTGAAATCATCGAAACGCCGATTAAGGCAAACTTCCGCGAAGGCCTGTCTGTGCTCGAGTACTTCTCGTCCACGCACGGTGCTCGTAAGGGTCTGGCTGACACGGCGTTGAAAACAGCTGACTCTGGTTACCTGACTCGTAAGCTGGCCGACGTGGCTCAGAACGTTGTGGTCACCATGCATGACTGCGGCACCACTCAAGGCATCACGAAGGGTGTCGTTTACCGTGGTGAAAAGGTCGAGGTTTCGCTCGCCGAATCGATCAACGGTCGCGTCAGCCTGAAGTCGATCGTCAACCCGGTCACGGACGAAGTGATCGTGGAAGCGAACCAGATGATCACTCCGGAAATCGCCCGCAACATCGAAGCGATGGGGCTGGAAAAAATCCAAGTTCGTACGCCGATGTCCTGCGACGCACCTCTGGGTGTTTGCCGATGCTGCTACGGAATGGACATGTCGACCGGATCGATGGTCGAAGAAGGCATGGCTGTCGGTATCATCGCCGCTCAATCGATCGGAGAACCTGGTACTCAGTTGACGATGCGTACGTTCCACATCGGTGGTTCAGTGAGCAAGCAAGTCGAAGAGTCAGACATCAAAACGGCTCGTGACGGTGAAGTTCGCCTGACACGAATGAAGGCCGTGACGAACGCCGAAGGACGAGACATCGTTCTGACGCGAAACGGTCAAATCATGTTGGTCGACGAACGTGGCCGGGAAGTCGAGTCGTACGACATCCCGACCGGTGCCATGCTGATGGTCAAAGAAGGCGACAAAGTCACCGCCGGACAAGTTCTCTGCGAATGGAACCCGTACTCAATTCCGATTTTGTCGGAAGTGACCGGTAAGATTCGCTTCGAAGACGTCGTCGAAGGCGAAACGATGCGTCTGGATCGCGAAGCCAGCGGTAACACCCGGATGACGATCATTGACCACAAGGGTGACTTGCACCCGCAGTTGGTCATCGAAGACGAAACCGGTCGTCCGCTTCACGCACAGTACTTGCCCGAACGTGCAACGATCTCGGTCAAGGAAGGCGAAGAAGTCATTCCCGGTAAGGTCCTCGCTGAAATGCCTCGTGAAACGGGCGGTGTCTCGGACATCACCGGTGGTCTGCCTCGTGTGACCGAGATCTTCGAGGCTCGTAAGCCAAAGGATCCGGCTGTGATCGCGGAAGTCGACGGCGAAGTCGAAATTCTCAGCGAACGCAAACGCGGTAAGCGAACGATTATCGTCCGCAGCGAATCTGGGATCGAACGCGAGCACTTGGTGCCTCACGGGAAGCACTTCTTGGTGCACACCGGCGACATCGTGAAGGCTGGTCAAGCCTTGGTCGATGGTGCGTTGGTTCCTCACGACATCTTGCGTGTGACCGGGGAAGAAGCCGTTCAGCAATACTTGCTGCACGAAATCCAACAGGTCTATCGCAGCCAGCGTGTGGAAATCAACGACAAGCACGGCGAAATCATCATCGCTCGCATGCTTCGCAAGGTGAAGATCGAGAACGCCGGCGACACCAACCTGTTGCCCGGCAGCGTGATGGACCGATTCCACTTCCGCAAAGCCAACCAAGACTTGCAGAAGTGCATCAAGATCGCCAACCCAGGTGACACGGACTACACCGAAGGCACGATCGTGCCAAAGGAAGCGTTCGAACAAACCAACGCTGAAGTCGAAGCGATGGGCGGAACGCCTGCCAAGGGCAAACGTTGCAAAAGCGCAACGGCCAGCACGCAGTTGCTCGGTATCACCAAGGCCGCCGTTCAGTCGAACTCGTTCATCTCGGCAGCGTCGTTCCAAGAAACCACCAAGGTGCTCACCGAAGCCGCTTTGGCGGGCAAGGTCGACAAGTTGGTCGGTTTGAAAGAGAACGTTATCTTGGGTCACTTGATTCCAGCCGGTACCGGTTTCCGCATCTTCCAAGAGTCGGAAGTCAACTACCGCCGCGAAGCACTCGAGGAATTGTCGCAGGCTCCTGTCTCGGCACTCGAAGAATCCTTCCCGTTGCTCGGAGGCGATGGCGAACCAGCCTCGACCACATCCAGCACGACCGAAGGCGAGTGA
- a CDS encoding sulfatase, with translation MIRLLTTFCFGLLLQSAGFAAEKPNVLFIAVDDLRPELGCYGSPIAKSPHLDQLAADGLLFNRAYCQQAICRPSRASLMTGARPDTTGLYHNYVSLRELQPNILTLPEHFIANGYEAAYCGKIFHQGDTDDGRSWSRESVKRINGIRKPRGPYALPENNKMKADNMKNMLAKYGEAARKGLAAGPAYEKADVADTGYIDGYNTALAIATLKELVKDDDKPFFLAMGYKLPHLNWCAPSKYWDMYDAADIPMAGETNAPENGAAMGLHASFELRTRAGIPKIGPLSPELSRTLKHAYLASVSYVDAQIGKLIAALEEAGVRDNTMIVVWGDHGWHLGDMGVWGKATNYEIATRVPLMIWSPDMQTRGANTDALVELVDIYPTLCELAGIPIPEHTEGTSFKPLMNDPNQSWKDAAFSQYPNPALREWAANPLSQGMRETWFGPLIQQVEERIIKQLGESWDRELFEQHLMGYTMRTDRYRLVIWKDHRDSSSAPIYVELFDHANDPDETTNIANKNPELTSQLLAQWNAGWEAAR, from the coding sequence ATGATCCGATTGTTGACCACCTTCTGTTTCGGTCTTCTTTTGCAATCCGCCGGATTCGCGGCCGAAAAACCGAACGTGTTGTTCATCGCCGTTGACGATTTGCGACCAGAGCTTGGGTGTTATGGTTCGCCGATCGCCAAGTCGCCTCACTTGGACCAATTGGCCGCCGACGGATTGCTGTTCAATCGTGCCTACTGCCAACAAGCGATCTGCCGTCCCTCGCGAGCGAGCCTGATGACGGGAGCTCGCCCCGATACGACCGGGCTCTATCACAACTACGTTTCGCTTCGCGAACTGCAACCCAACATTCTGACACTGCCCGAACACTTCATCGCAAACGGTTATGAAGCGGCCTACTGCGGAAAGATCTTTCACCAAGGCGACACCGATGACGGGCGATCATGGAGTCGCGAATCGGTGAAGCGAATCAATGGCATCCGAAAACCGAGAGGACCATACGCGCTGCCCGAGAACAATAAGATGAAGGCCGACAACATGAAAAACATGTTGGCAAAGTATGGCGAAGCAGCTCGCAAAGGATTGGCCGCTGGTCCAGCCTACGAAAAAGCCGACGTTGCCGACACCGGTTACATCGACGGTTACAACACCGCATTGGCTATCGCAACCCTGAAGGAATTGGTGAAGGATGATGACAAGCCTTTCTTCTTGGCCATGGGATACAAATTGCCTCATCTGAACTGGTGTGCTCCCTCCAAATACTGGGACATGTACGACGCCGCGGACATCCCGATGGCTGGCGAAACCAACGCCCCCGAGAACGGCGCCGCGATGGGACTGCACGCATCGTTCGAACTAAGAACGCGGGCTGGCATTCCAAAGATCGGACCTCTGTCACCTGAATTGTCTCGCACCCTCAAGCACGCTTACCTCGCTTCGGTCAGCTATGTCGACGCTCAAATCGGCAAACTGATTGCTGCCTTGGAAGAAGCCGGAGTTCGTGACAACACGATGATCGTTGTCTGGGGCGACCACGGATGGCACCTCGGCGACATGGGTGTCTGGGGCAAAGCGACCAACTACGAAATCGCGACCCGTGTCCCTTTGATGATTTGGTCACCCGACATGCAGACTCGAGGTGCGAACACAGATGCTTTGGTGGAATTGGTCGACATCTATCCCACCCTGTGCGAATTGGCGGGCATTCCTATACCGGAACACACCGAAGGCACCAGTTTCAAACCGCTGATGAACGATCCGAACCAATCCTGGAAAGACGCTGCGTTCAGCCAATACCCCAATCCGGCACTGCGAGAATGGGCCGCCAATCCGCTTTCTCAAGGAATGCGAGAAACATGGTTCGGGCCTCTGATTCAGCAAGTGGAAGAGCGGATCATCAAGCAACTGGGAGAGTCGTGGGACCGCGAATTGTTCGAGCAACACCTGATGGGCTACACCATGCGAACCGATCGATATCGGCTGGTCATTTGGAAGGACCATCGCGATTCGAGTTCCGCTCCGATCTATGTCGAGCTGTTCGATCATGCAAACGATCCCGACGAGACCACCAACATCGCTAACAAAAACCCCGAACTGACCAGCCAATTGCTGGCACAGTGGAATGCCGGATGGGAGGCTGCACGATGA
- a CDS encoding sigma-70 family RNA polymerase sigma factor: MAASDPPTNNVNSSEREQRYNEFVALLSRHDLSIRRFVRSLLPNRDAVDDVVQETALECWRKFDDFATQNAGHPEEFARWACVIARYKALSWQRDQGRDRLVFRDSVVEALAASALPQLEQRDEERRAIESCLSKLDETQRQLVLSVHSPGQSVSSIAKETGQKARRLYYQINVLRASLQQCVEKQLRQELRHG, from the coding sequence ATGGCGGCGAGTGATCCACCTACCAACAATGTCAATTCGAGCGAACGCGAACAGCGATACAACGAATTCGTTGCGTTGCTATCGCGACACGATCTGTCGATCCGCCGGTTCGTCCGCTCACTGCTGCCAAACCGAGATGCGGTGGACGACGTCGTGCAAGAAACGGCACTGGAGTGTTGGCGAAAATTCGATGATTTTGCCACACAAAACGCAGGTCACCCCGAAGAGTTTGCCCGCTGGGCTTGCGTGATCGCACGCTACAAAGCCCTCAGTTGGCAACGCGACCAAGGCCGCGATCGACTGGTGTTTCGCGACTCGGTCGTGGAAGCCCTCGCGGCGTCCGCCTTGCCGCAGCTCGAACAACGCGACGAGGAACGGCGAGCCATCGAGAGCTGCTTGTCAAAACTGGACGAGACTCAACGCCAATTGGTCCTGAGTGTTCATTCACCTGGCCAATCGGTTTCTTCGATCGCGAAAGAAACCGGGCAGAAAGCTCGTCGCTTGTACTACCAAATCAACGTCTTGCGAGCTTCACTTCAGCAGTGCGTTGAAAAGCAATTGCGACAGGAGCTTCGCCATGGATGA
- a CDS encoding sulfatase family protein, producing the protein MPALPPRSIADRFTACIILASVVLCWQGSTAASQPNLVVIIADDLGYGETGMMGNAEIPTPAIDALARSGVRCTSGYVTSSYCSPSRAGFLSGRYQSRFGYDLNPTGERNNHPNAGLPPQQKTFVEHLQSAGYHTSLIGKWHLGTRQPQVPTSKGFDRFFGFLHEGHYYVPGPPFENVWTMLRDKSLPAGQFQTDQRTIRGNYAPINEPAYDAGNPVMEGSEPIDDWKYLTDTITDKAVRSISQSASNPFALVVSYNAVHSPMQATLKDHQRMDHIEDPQRRIFAGMLIAMDRGVGRILKTLDQQNLREETLVVFFSDNGGPTAELTSSNAPLRGGKGSLYEGGVRIPMVWSMPGTIPVGADEDKPVLSIDIAPSFLSLALNQESQTDMDGINVLPWIGRGTFTSERTVWWRMPRGARALRQGRWKFVQARQNQPVELFDLESDPGETQNLSETQPARLKKLLSVWDSLQSEMPPAKTFD; encoded by the coding sequence ATGCCAGCGTTGCCCCCACGCTCGATCGCCGACCGTTTCACTGCATGCATCATCCTGGCGAGCGTAGTTTTGTGCTGGCAGGGATCGACTGCCGCATCGCAACCCAATCTTGTCGTGATCATCGCGGACGATCTTGGTTATGGCGAAACCGGGATGATGGGCAACGCCGAGATCCCAACACCCGCGATTGACGCATTGGCCCGCTCGGGAGTTCGCTGCACCAGCGGCTATGTGACGTCGTCGTATTGCAGCCCGTCTCGAGCCGGCTTCCTATCGGGCCGCTACCAATCCCGGTTTGGTTATGACCTCAACCCGACTGGAGAACGCAACAACCATCCCAACGCGGGCTTGCCACCACAGCAAAAGACCTTCGTCGAACATCTTCAGTCCGCTGGCTATCACACTTCGCTGATCGGCAAGTGGCACCTTGGCACTCGACAGCCACAGGTCCCAACCTCGAAAGGCTTCGATCGTTTTTTTGGCTTCTTGCACGAAGGTCACTACTACGTTCCTGGTCCGCCATTTGAAAATGTCTGGACGATGCTTCGTGACAAATCGCTTCCTGCCGGACAGTTCCAGACTGACCAAAGAACGATTCGCGGCAACTACGCTCCCATCAACGAACCCGCATACGATGCTGGCAACCCAGTCATGGAGGGCTCCGAACCGATCGACGATTGGAAATATCTGACCGATACGATCACAGACAAAGCCGTCCGCTCGATCTCCCAATCGGCATCGAATCCATTTGCCCTGGTGGTCTCTTACAACGCCGTGCACTCACCCATGCAGGCGACACTCAAAGACCATCAAAGAATGGACCACATCGAAGATCCTCAAAGAAGGATTTTCGCGGGTATGTTGATCGCCATGGATCGTGGCGTTGGCCGGATCCTAAAGACGCTTGACCAGCAAAACCTTCGGGAAGAAACACTGGTGGTTTTCTTCAGTGACAACGGTGGCCCCACCGCGGAACTGACCAGCAGCAACGCACCGCTGCGAGGCGGCAAAGGCAGTCTGTACGAAGGCGGCGTTCGCATCCCGATGGTTTGGAGCATGCCTGGAACTATTCCGGTCGGTGCGGATGAGGACAAACCGGTATTGAGCATCGACATCGCCCCATCGTTTCTATCACTGGCCCTGAATCAAGAAAGCCAGACCGACATGGACGGCATCAACGTGTTGCCATGGATCGGCCGAGGCACTTTCACCTCCGAGCGAACCGTCTGGTGGCGGATGCCCCGCGGTGCCCGAGCACTTCGCCAAGGCCGCTGGAAATTCGTCCAAGCTCGCCAAAATCAGCCCGTCGAACTCTTTGACCTCGAATCGGACCCCGGCGAGACCCAAAATTTGTCCGAGACGCAACCTGCTCGATTGAAAAAGTTGCTTTCAGTTTGGGATTCGCTGCAATCCGAAATGCCACCCGCGAAGACATTCGACTGA